Genomic DNA from Lepeophtheirus salmonis chromosome 9, UVic_Lsal_1.4, whole genome shotgun sequence:
AAGTCGAAGTGAAGTCTGATATTGGACGCTGCCTAGTAGCTGTCAGAGATATTAAAGCATCTGAACTGGTTCTAGTTGACACACCTGTCGTTAAATGTCCTCAATCCATACCAATTTGTCCAGTTTGCTTATCAAAACTTCCTCATGAGAATATTATTCCATGCAAAAACTGTCAGTTGCCAACATGTGGAATCCATTGTTCAGAGATGCATGTAAACCATTCCGAATGTGTGTTATATAAGGACCTTCACTCACTGGAATGGACACGAGGCGTTCCAAACATAATTTTCTCTGCTATCGGAGTAATACGCTATCTAGATTCTCATAAAAAGATTCAGGATCAATTACCAGATCTTTGGATGGATAAGTTAATGGATCACCTTGAGGATATGGTTAAGGATGATATCATTCGAGATTATTTGAGTTCATTGGTCGAATTTCTACAAGGGGAATGTGGGTTAAATTATCATTCAGCTTCTGCAATAAAAAGAGCTTATGGAATCTTGAGAGTTAATTCCGTTGGCATGGAATATCAAAGTGAAGGAAGGGCTCTATTTCCTATTCTATCCATGTTTTCACATTCATGTGTATCAAATCTGTTTTTTGAAGAGCTGAATGATAGCGAGGTTCTTATGTTGGCTCAAAGAAATATTTCTCAGGGAGAGGAGTTGTCTATTCGATACATTTCTTTCATGACgggtaaaataaaatgttttgtatacaCATTTGAATAATGTTAATGATAAATTCTTCGATAGGAACAAATGGCAGACAATCCCTTCTCATGGATCAGTggtattttaaatgcaattgtATTAGATGCAATGACCCAACAGAGTTGGGAACTTTTTCTAGCTGTCTTCGATGTGAAAAACCATGTGATGGATTAGTGGAGATGGGCAAAAATCAAGAATGGAGTTGTAACAAGTGTTTCAAAGTGTTTGAATCCTCCAGAGTTTGTGATACATTGGGAAAAGCGGCAGTAGTGCTATCAAACGGTTCAGAGTCCAttgattattatgaaaatgCTATTATTGAAATAAGCACTCATCTTTTATCtcctaagcattttttggtTATGAAAATGAGAGTACATATTATATCTCTGTACTTGAAGAATCAAAGAATTTCTGAAATGAGTGAACGTTGTTTAATTTCATTCATAGAGCATCATATGATTTTACTATCATACTTGGACTCTGTTGACCCAGGGCGATCGTTACTGATGGGatcttttttaaagcattttgcTCAAGCCAAGACATACTTGCTTACTctcagaatgaaaaataaaagtatagaaCTACCTGATGCTTTAAAGGAAATGAAGGGTATTGCATTTATTGACAAACAagtgaaaaaaatgatgagcaaatatattgatagataattttatggaatcaattaagttttattttctttctgtcTCAGTAAAAGATCTTTTTTCTTTCGTTCTTTATCAAATTTATGCTTGAttgaatgtatataatatattgtatgtatagtATTAGAGTTCATCTTTTTAATTGATAgaacatattgtatatttggGATGAAATTTAGGAGGAGAGAAGTGACTTGCGGCAGTAGTGGGTGTTCGCCCACAAAGTTCTCTCTTATTCTTCTTGTGttcttctctttctctctctctttgagTTTAAATGGGGAGACCTAAGAATAGAAAGCCTTTTtccgtttgaaaaaaaaaatgattatgagTATATATGGAACATCTTCTTGAAAGAGAGCCTATTAAATATTGTGTATGTGGGACACCTCAACAAACGTTTTACGTCTCCTGGATGACAACAAGCCTCCAAAAAATGTGTAGATTGTTCTGAAAAGGAGTAAATAGAAGATGATTTCGAGGAAGTTAGTACTCTTCTTCATGTTCCTCCTGAATGCTATCGGGAATACACAACAGTCAAAGGACCCCTGCTCATTTGAAAAAGCAGACAAAATATGTCTTCCGAAAAACTATGCCAAATATGAGCTCCCAGATGAGGATAGTGCTACTCCTATCATTGTGGGGGTGGATATAAAAGATATTCCAAAAATCAACGATGTGGATTTCAGTATTACATTAAATGCCTATTTTTACGTCAAATGGGTTGACAAAAGACTTCGAATACTCAGTTACAACTCCAGTGACATAAATCGGAAACCTCATATGAAAAAACAATCCATCGCTATTAATTCGAAAATCATAGAAAAGTTGTGGCTTCCAGATGTGGAAATTCTCAATTTGAGCTCTTTTGAGACTTTGTCAGTTCTTTCAAAACTGGAAGGAGTTTGGATCGGGGAGAACTCGGAACTAATGTACTCCCTCGCCACAAGGATTACCATCATTTGCCGAATGAAATTTAACGCCTTTCCTATGGATATACAAGTGTGCAAATTTCAGGTCATTCCGAATATTTTGCTTATGAAATAAACCACAATACTATTGAACACcttgcttttattttataggtgGGAAGTTTCAACTATGATATgaacaaaatgattttcttcAACGACTTTATTCCATCGAAGCAGAATTCACAACAAACAACGCTGGATTACCAAGTCAATTTTCAGGATCTCCGTCCGGATGAGACTCACTATCTTGCTTTGGGCATGAATTACTCTGTAGCTGGATTTCAAATCATTCTGACCCGAAAGGTCTCATTCTATATTGTAACCTATTACTTGCCTTCAGCTCTCTTTGTACTTGTTTCATGGATAAGTTTCCTAGTGAACCCTGAAGTCATTCCTGGACGAATGACTCTTCTTGTCACCATATTTCTTGTTCTCATTAATATATTCAACACAATTCAAACGAATTCCCCTAAAGCAGATGGGCTAACAGCAATTGAGGCATGGGTCATTgcatgtattatttttgtatttggagCGCTCGGCGAGTACACTGTGAttctattgaaaattaaaattaaaaagatttaccCCAAAAAGCGAAAAGTCATCGTTTTGTCACAGATCCCAAATACAAAGAATCAGCAACAAgtccataataaaaaagttaaaaaagcaATCAAGCTACAAAATTCACTCTGGTCAAACTCCAATGTCTTTCCTAAAAAGATTGATAAATATGCCCATACAGATCTCATTTTCTTAGCCGTATTTCCtattctctttttaatttttaacttattttattggATCACTCTCTACTACTGGAGACTCTCAGAGTGTAGTTAAATGCTTTGCCCAtttttccttctaaaataaTCACACTTTTTTCACAACATAAGTTTAAATGCTTCAaactcaaaagattttttttttataaaaaactaaaatacttattaataataataatctttgcAACTTTtcttctctcaaaaaaaaatctaattcaaaAACTTGTCTgcatgagtaaaaaatatttgtattcaatgTCATTATTTTgcgggaaaaaaaataattttatattttgctcaATATATCCATCTCAtgcaatattttctttatatagtacataatatattttcacataCGGATAAAATTGAAGTCGTTGCTTAcctatcattttaattattcgaaataaatatgtatatttttttgttataacattattaACTAATGTAATGATTGACTATGAAGCAATTTTCAAATGATTGCATGAATAAATCAGTCTTGTAGTTGTAtggatttttattgtttgttccatttaatttttttattttatgtccaaaaaaaatcttgtttcgTTTGCaaacaatgtatgtatgtaaactGATAAAGTATCTCCTTTTTTTGGCATCAAATTGTATTTGGACAAACTAAGTTACtagttaattttgatttaatattttttgtgtaatttatttgatttgaattataattacttaaagGTGACTATTACTTAACCACATAGATTAGAGttttatatcttattataactatatacaataatgtttattgtataatttcatatattgcACAAGcagataaaaatagaaaacattatTTACTTAATCAGAATCAAATCTTCATTTGATTccccaaattattatttttattagattggTACATATGTCCACATCGTTTgcattgttgatttttttttcacagatgCAAAAAAAGTTGGACATATTTGGGTTTACTCTGTAATATggaaaaaaggggaaaatataaatgaatatggggataaattttttaaaaccttttgcaatattattttttcttcggGAATAGTTATGTAttacaaaatactaaatattgGAAGGAAATCAGAAAAAAGTAAGAGAATAAACTAAGATTTTGTGACGGCGGCAATAAGGGAGCTCCACAAAAAAACCTCCGACTttacaattttaactttatatgggCAACTGTACAATTATAGAATGGTCTCGCTTTCTGGcctacttttattaaaaaagaatacgTTATTTTGAGCTTTTACATAATATTCTAGACTCATCCGTATAAAgcctattaattatataattttcattcatattttgaacataaaagttattaacataatagaaattcaatgctatgattttttattctattgaaggagtttttgattttctttattcattttaatatatcaattcaggtgtaccatatggcTCGCTTCTGCCTTCTCCACCCGTATAAAAAGACGAAAATAATTGTAgtgcaaagaaaatattgtaattatatttaaagtcatatatatatatttaaaattatttacaccaAAGGTAGGCGAGAATGCCTACTTGGGAGAGAGAAATTTACACCACGACGACTGATTAAATAACGATAATAAGAAAAGGGCAAACACATTTTCCCTTTCccaatttttaaaggtatttttttattaccaactACTAAACTATATTTATGAGTTCGACAATTATGATTTATGGatcacatttaacttcatatgacctTTTGTTTGCCGACCTTAACATCTTGGAAATACAGCCGACGTCATTAACAATTCATCAACttgattttttgtctttattttttataatattagaaaattgcGGAGGACACAGAGGCTGTTTAAcctttatatttgtcaaaaacaaactaacagtGCAAAATGGTGTATATTGTCAACATACATTATGAACATTTGCTTTTATATAATGGTtgatcttatttatatatttttattaagatccATGGGTttcatttcccttttttaaCAAGCTAcacacatttttgaaaaatgtttctgtTTATCGATATTATCCTTATGTAAACCTGATACATTAGAAAAAAGATATGGcaccaattatatttttttgggttagCTAGTGATAATTGTGAATATttgattgatcaaaaaaaaCTGTCACTTTGTATTTGTAGAGACAAAATAAAGATGTAGAATaaagatatatgaatataattttttttttaatacaaaattttgacaaatatacaatctttcaaaagtttttccaaCGAATTTTCCACAGCTTGAATTATTCTTTCCATTGCTTTtatagtagaaaaataataataatgacaatgcAAAACggtgtaaattgtaagcatacTATGTAGAAAATTGTACGAacatagtaaatttaaaaactgaatGATTGAAAACTTAATTCAAAACtgaaggtgtttttttttctaagtaataCCTGatgaataatcaaaaaaagtCCATGGCAACTAGATCACTAGttaatatatctacaaaatcacaaaatttattaatatcaaaatgtgTCTTTTTTGTAAAGCAAAAgtcaaaaactttacaaaatgtTCCCTAATGAAAGTACCTGCTTAATAgtttactattataatatttaaaaatgaataaagcaaataaaaaagtcCCCGaagagaataaaatatcaaagcaTTGAATTTCtaatatgtaaataacttttctattttacattcaaattgaattaaaatcaaaaaaaaatcgaaaacacaacaacatttaaaagtttgttctcaaatgtattttattcaagagGTAGactcaagtttttttatgaataaaacttttgagCTAAATtggaatattcatatttaaaaatgttagaaataatgcttaatagtacataaataaaaccattttatttatgttataaaatgaatttaaatagttGTCATGACGATAAAatgtgacaaaaaatatttaatttgcaatttaaatataacagtAATAGTCTTTggacatttgcaaaaaaaaaaatgataaggaatttttttaatatttattaagtgcAATACATAATACATGCAGTAAGGCCCAGTCTTCTCCATGCTTCAATTTAATTAGATTAAGAAATGATAtgacaaaaaatctttaatttatgtGATAATGCATTAGCATTGCAGAAACATAAAAGCTTTCATGATCATCATCtctgttataatatattcagaGTATACTTTGACACTAGTGCTCTTTTTTCCTTGAAACATAGAAAAAGCTCATGATAACTAATAGTGTTTAGACTCGGTCCAAAACTGAATTTTTTCCGAAGTTATATCCAAGTGCacttttttatactaatttagaTCGTTTTCAAACGTGAGCCACTTTCTTGGCCTCATATATAGACTAATTGTTTTGGACTCAATCTATGGATCGATTTTCTCGCGCATTTTCTTATTGATGTGTAAAGAAGGGATCTGCGtttagaaaaaactaagtttagtgattggaaaaggaaaaaagggtATTTGggtgtgttctttcttcttttatgttcattctttaatagatcgtcgtggtgttaacatttctctttaaaaaagagttctcacctatatttggtgtaaattgatttaaaaacgcataataaaattaacatatatgaatataaatataattaaaaattaaaccgCAAGAAAAACGCTCACATATGGcaactccaaaaaatttgacatCACTTATAAACTCTTCTAATCGAAGGTGAAGAGTCccaataatgtttatcaagcttctttttagtctcttgaggcgGTTTCCCGTTCATATATgtagtaatgtttaatcaaggcacgaaattatttattttttcaccatAATCTTTCCTTctgattcctcgattcaaacaaatgctaaacagaaagaaatagactgatgGGGCTGAAAGTTGGTTTGTGTTCCTAATTAAACAACCCTCGTACATTGTATACATTTGAACTATAAAAAGTACTTACTACACATCAAGTACAGTATTATTGATGTAATTAAcagttaaattataaaatatccattttattaattGGTTTGAAAGATCTTAAGGAAAAAGAACTCCTAAATCCTCAATGAGTTGtcattcattaattaacaactTCTGAGAAAGAcagcttaaaaaatatgtacatagttgcaaaaagaagataattaaatgaaaccaAGTTATCATTTAAAGATCAATTTTACCCTCAATTTGACTTAATTGCTCTCAAGCTTCTAAGTAAGTAAATTAAAGAgtattaattctaaaaaagtaaatattatgcTCAAAATTcgtttattaagtaattaaagtgtattattatccaaacaaaattaaataatatgcagAAATTTTGTCTATTATCTAATTGAGCGTATGAACACTACCAACATAAATATTATGGCcctaaaatgaagaaataatgagACATATCCACTTAAAAAGTAGTtgtgagtaatttaatttataatttttc
This window encodes:
- the LOC121124389 gene encoding uncharacterized protein → MSNECFLKCDNSFSKDLELCNDCQLIYFCSPICKSIHKGGRSRSLSTLISNIPCLPFKVEVKSDIGRCLVAVRDIKASELVLVDTPVVKCPQSIPICPVCLSKLPHENIIPCKNCQLPTCGIHCSEMHVNHSECVLYKDLHSLEWTRGVPNIIFSAIGVIRYLDSHKKIQDQLPDLWMDKLMDHLEDMVKDDIIRDYLSSLVEFLQGECGLNYHSASAIKRAYGILRVNSVGMEYQSEGRALFPILSMFSHSCVSNLFFEELNDSEVLMLAQRNISQGEELSIRYISFMTGTNGRQSLLMDQWYFKCNCIRCNDPTELGTFSSCLRCEKPCDGLVEMGKNQEWSCNKCFKVFESSRVCDTLGKAAVVLSNGSESIDYYENAIIEISTHLLSPKHFLVMKMRVHIISLYLKNQRISEMSERCLISFIEHHMILLSYLDSVDPGRSLLMGSFLKHFAQAKTYLLTLRMKNKSIELPDALKEMKGIAFIDKQVKKMMSKYIDR
- the LOC121124390 gene encoding glycine receptor subunit alpha-2-like; translation: MISRKLVLFFMFLLNAIGNTQQSKDPCSFEKADKICLPKNYAKYELPDEDSATPIIVGVDIKDIPKINDVDFSITLNAYFYVKWVDKRLRILSYNSSDINRKPHMKKQSIAINSKIIEKLWLPDVEILNLSSFETLSVLSKLEGVWIGENSELMYSLATRITIICRMKFNAFPMDIQVCKFQVGSFNYDMNKMIFFNDFIPSKQNSQQTTLDYQVNFQDLRPDETHYLALGMNYSVAGFQIILTRKVSFYIVTYYLPSALFVLVSWISFLVNPEVIPGRMTLLVTIFLVLINIFNTIQTNSPKADGLTAIEAWVIACIIFVFGALGEYTVILLKIKIKKIYPKKRKVIVLSQIPNTKNQQQVHNKKVKKAIKLQNSLWSNSNVFPKKIDKYAHTDLIFLAVFPILFLIFNLFYWITLYYWRLSECS